Genomic DNA from Deltaproteobacteria bacterium:
GAAAAATATGGAAGGGGGATGGATTTTGCCTCGAGCAAACTTCTTAGGTCCTGGAAGGAATGGTAGGTTAGATAGGATTTGCGAGACTTCATGGTATCATCCCAGCTTGGGCAAGAAGTCTGAAACAACGCATTTATTTTAAACAAAACTACAAGAAATAGCAAATAAATTGAATACCCTTTTTGACCCTTTTACCAAGTTCATGGTAGAATTTAAAAAAATTTTTGGTATCCAGGAGCTGCTCATGAAAAAAGAACATGCTCTTCTTTTTATTGCCATCGCCTTCGTAGCCGGGATCGTTGTAGGCGTGATCGCAGCGGTTACCTACGAAGACAAAACACCCATTACGCCTGCAGCCATGAGGCCACTTCCCTCTTCGCCATCTCCAGCCGCCCCATCTGCAGACTGGCAGCGACAAATTGAATCGCTTCAATCTATTCTTAAAGACGACCCGAAGAACGTAAATGCCCTCGTCCAATTGGGAAATGCCTATTTCGATGCAGATCAATTTGACCGGGCCATAGAGGCCTATTCCAAAGCCTTGGAGGTC
This window encodes:
- a CDS encoding tetratricopeptide repeat protein, yielding MKKEHALLFIAIAFVAGIVVGVIAAVTYEDKTPITPAAMRPLPSSPSPAAPSADWQRQIESLQSILKDDPKNVNALVQLGNAYFDADQFDRAIEAYSKALEVDPKNADVRTDMGIMYRRKGNFDRAIAEFKKAAEDDPQHVNSRYNIGIVLLHDQGDLKGAIKAWEDYLRVEPTGPRAENIRNQMGKMRDMVK